TGACCACTTTTTTAAAGCTTAGGGCGCACAGGCGCTGAACGAGGACAGCTTCATGGAAGCATTGCAGCAGAAAATCCGCGAACAAGGCATCGTGCTTTCCGACCAGGTCCTGAAAGTCGACGCCTTCCTGAACCACCAGATCGACCCGGCCCTGATGAAGCTGATCGGCGACGAATTCGCCACGCTGTTCAAGGATTCGGGCATCACCAAGATCGTCACCATCGAAGCCTCGGGCATCGCTCCGGCGATCATGACCGGTCTGAACCTGGGCGTGCCGGTGATCTTCGCCCGCAAGCAACAGTCCCTGACCCTGACCGAAAACCTGCTGTCGGCGACCGTTTACTCGTTCACCAAGAAGACCGAAAGCACCGTGGCCATCTCGCCGCGTCACCTGACCAGCAGCGACCGCGTGCTGATCATCGACGACTTCCTGGCCAACGGTAAGGCTTCGCAGGCGCTGATCTCGATCATTAAACAGGCTGGCGCCACCGTCGCCGGTCTGGGCATCGTGATCGAGAAGTCGTTCCAGGGCGGCCGTGCCGAGCTGGATTCGCAGGGCTATCGCGTTGAATCGCTGGCCCGCGTGAAATCGCTGAAGGATGGCGTCGTTACCTTCATCGAATAAGCCACACCGCATTACCCCCTGTGGGAGCGGGCTTGCTCGCGAAGGCGTCGTGTCAGTCGAGCTATTCTTTGACTGACACGACGCCTTCGCGAGCAAGCCCGCTCCCACAGTTGGTTTTGGGGTGAGCCGTTACTGCGCGGTGGCCTTCAGGCCGGTAAGGAGCAAGCGCTGGAACAGGTCTTCTTTCAGGCCTTCCGGGTGGGTCAGTTGCATACGTTCAAGGTGTTCGGGGAACGTCGAAGCCTCCGGCGCATCCAGCGCAGCCTTGCCCAGCTCCAAGATCTCGCTCAGCTTGAACTTACTTTTCAGCCAGTTCAGCGCCCGCAGCAGATCCCGTTCGATCGCGGTGAAATCACAACCCAGCGGATACTCGGGAAACAGATTCGGATGCTTCGCGGCGATCGCCTGCAAGCGTTGCGGGGTGTTGTCGGCAAAGCGTGGATCGAGGCGGAAATCCTTCGGCAGTTTGCCGACCTTCTGCGCCTGTTCGATCAGCCCCGGTTGAAAGCGTGAATCGCTGATGTTCAGCAACGACTCGATTACCACCGCATCGGTCTTGCCGCGCAGATCGGCGATGCCGTACTCGGTGACCACGATGTCGCGCAGGTGCCGTGGAATCGTGCAATGGCCGTACTCCCAGACGATGTTCGAGCTGACCTCGCCGGCGGACTCGCGCCAGCTGCGCAGGATCAGAATCGAGCGCGCATCGTGCAGCGCGTGGCCCTGGGCGACAAAATTGTATTGCCCGCCGACACCGCTGAGCACCCGCCCGTCTTCCAATTGATCGGCCACACCCGCGCCCATCAGCGTCATAGTGAACACGGTGTTGATGAACCGGGCATCGAGACGCTGCAAGCGCTTGAGCTCTTCCTGCCCGTACAGCTCGTTGATGTAGCTGATGCGGGTCATGTTGAATTCGAGGCGCTTGCTCAGCGGCAGCTCGCGCAGGCGCTCGTAGAAACTGCGCGGGCCGAGGAAGAAGCCGCCGTGCACCGAGATGCCATCGGTCTGCGCCGACTCATCGAGGGTGCCGGCGTTGGCCTGCTCCTGAGTGTGCACGTCGGGGTAGACCTTGCGCCGGATGATCCCGGCATCCGCCAGCACCAGCAGACCGTTGACGAACATTTCGCTGCAGCCATACAGGCCTTTGGCGAATGGCGCAGTGCCGCCCTCGCGCTCGATCAACTGCGCCCACTGGCTGAGATTGATGTCGTTGAGCAAGGCTTGGTAACCAGCGTTGTCCGCCTGCCGCGCGAGCAATGCGGCCGTGAGCGCGTCGCCCATCGAACCGATGCCGATCTGCAAGGTGCCGCCGTCGCGCACCAGGGTGCTGGCGTGCAAACCGATGAAGTGATCCTGAAAACCCACCGGCATGTTCGGCGTGGAAAACAGCGTGCTGCTGTCCTTCGCGTCGATCAGCAGGTCGAAGGTGTCGATATCGACTTCGGCATCGCCGGGCATGTACGGCAGATCGGTGTGCACCTGACCGACCAGCAGAATGGTCTCCCCGGCGTCGCGGCGCTTGGTGATCATCGGCAGCAGGTCAAGGGTGATGTCCGGGTTGCAGCTCAGGCTCAGGCGATCGGGATGCTCGCTGCTGCTGGCGAGCAATTGCGCCACCAGATTGAGGCCGGCGGCATTGATATCGCGGGCGGCGTGGCTGTAGTTGCTGCTGACGTAATCCTGCTGGGCCGGCGCGCTGTTGAGCAGGCTGCCGGGCTGCATGAAGAACTGTTCGATGCGGATGTTGGCGGGCAGGCTGTCACGCTGCAGATCGGCGAGGAAATCGAATTCGGGGTAGTCGCCGAACACGCGCTCGACGAAGGGTTCAATGAAGCGCTTCTGCAGACCGTCGCCCAGCGTCGGCCGCCCCAGGCATAGCGCGGTGTACATCGTCAGCTGTCGTTCGGGCAAATCCTTGATCCGCCGGTACAGCGCGTTGACGAAGTGATTGGGCTTGCCCAGCCCCAGCGGCATGCCCATGTGGATGTGCGCCGGCAAGCGTGCAAGCACATCGTCCACTGCCTGTTCGATCGAACACAACTGCACCATCTGAAGCCTCCTGCCCGTTCCGTGAATAGGGGTAGACCGAGCTTGCCTCGACTTTGCTGCAAAGGACAGCGAAAGCCGTGAATCGCAGGCACAAAAAAACCGTCCGAAGACGGTTTTTTTCGTCAGAAGCGCGCCTTGTTACAGGCCGGACATCTTCTTGATCGCGCCCTTGAGCTCGTCATCCGAGCAATCGGCGCAGGTGCCTTTTGGCGGCATGGAATTGATGCCGGTGATGGCTTTGGCGAGAATGCCATCGAGGCCGCCCTGATGATCGGCGCGGTCTTTCCAGGCGGCGGTGTCACCGATTTTCGGTGCACCCAGCAGGCCGGTACCGTGGCAAGCGTTGCAATGTTTTGCAATCACTTCATCAGGGGATTTCGCACCGCCACCGCCGCCGGCAGTCGCAGCCACTTCCATCCCCTTGCATTCCTGCCCCTGAACGCACACCTGGCCGACCGGCTCGAGGCGCTTGGCAATGTCGTCATTCGTCGCAGCTTGAGCGCTGACAGCCCAGAGGGCCAGTACGGTTGCTGGTGCGGCCAGCATTTTCATAATTAGGTTCACGCGTTCACCCTCAATGGTGGCTATTCACGCCTGCGGCCACGGTTCGCAGGCGGGCGCAAGTATAGCGGGTAGCCCGCCACACTGAAACAACCCCATAGTCGAAGGGGTTATACCGCGCTGTGGAAAAACTCATCGGATGCCTTCACCGTCATGGCCTGGCACCTCTGTCTTTAAAAATTCGCCGGCGTGGCTGCGCTGATTAGTCGCGCGGGCGCGTCGAACGGATTACGGAAACGGTGCGGCTTGGTACTTTCAAAATAGTAGCTGTCGCCGGCTTCGAGAATAAAAGTTTCCAGACCCACCACCAGTTCCAGACGCCCTTCCACCAGAATCCCGGTTTCTTCGCCTTCATGGGTGAGCATTTCTTCGCCGGTATCAGCGCCCGGCGGGTAGATCTCGTTGAGAAACGCGATGGCCCGGCTCGGGTGCGCGCGGCCGACCAGTTTCATGGTCACCGCGCCGTCGGAGATGTCGATCAGCTCGTTGGCCTTGTAGACGATCTGGGTCGGGACTTCCTGCAGGATTTCTTCGGAAAAGAACTCGACCATGGACATGGGAATCCCGCCCAGAACCTTCCTCAGCGAACTGATCGAAGGGCTGACGCTATTCTTTTCGATCATCGAAATGGTGCTGTTGGTGACGCCCGCGCGTTTGGCGAGTTCACGCTGGGAAAGCCCTTTGAGCTTGCGGATCGATTGCAGTCGTTCACCGACGTCCAAGGCGGGAGCCTCCTGATGTTGTAAGAATATTGAGCGTTATCATGGCGACAGCGTTCAGTATTTACAACACTTGGCCCCCGTGCTGGCCTCAACCCTCGGAATAGAGCCTTGGCACGCGACGCAGGTTGCAGAAGATCTGGTACGGAATGGTGTCCGCCCACTGCGCCACTTCGCTGGCGAGGATGCTTTTGCCCCACAGTTCGACGGTCGAACCGAGGTCCGCTTCCGGCACATCGGTGAGGTCGATGCAGAGCATGTCCATCGATACGCGGCCAAGCAGGCGGCTGCGTTTGCCGGCCACCAGCACCGGCGTGCCGGTCGGGGCATGACGCGGGTAGCCATCGGCATAGCCCATGGCAACCACGCCGATGCGCATCGGCTTGTCGGTGATGAATTTGGCGCCATAGCCGATCGGCTCGCCGGCGGGCAGTTCGCGCACGCAGATGACTTTCGATTCGAGGGTCATCACCGGTTGCAGACGCTCGGCCACGGCGTTGGCTTCTTCGAACGGGGTCGCGCCGTAGAGCATGATGCCCGGGCGGACCCAGTCGCTGTGGATCTGCGGCCAACCGAGCACGGCCGGCGAGTTGCGCAGGCTGACTTCGGCAGCCAGACCCTGACGCGCCGCTTCGAACACCGCGACCTGATCGGCGCTGCTCTGCTCATGCAGTTCATCGGCGCGGGCGAAGTGGCTCATCAGCACGATTTTCGCCACTTTGCCGCTGGCCAGCAGGCGCTGGTAGGCCGCCGCGTAGTCCTTCGGATGCAGGCCGACGCGGTGCATGCCGGAATCGAGCTTGAGCCACACGGTGATCGGTTTGCTCAATGCCGTCTGCTCGATGGTTTCGAGCTGCCACAGCGAATGCACCACGGTCCAGAAATCATGTTCGACGATCAGTGCCAGCTCGTCAGCCTCGAAGATGCCTTCGAGCAACAACACCGGGGCCTTGATGCCGGCCGCGCGCAGCTCCAGCGCTTCTTCAATGCAGGCGACGGCAAACCCGTCGGCCTCGGTTTCCAGCGCCTGGGCGCAACGCACCGCGCCGTGACCGTAGGCATCAGCCTTGATCACCGCCAGCGCCTTGGCGCCGGTGACTTCGCGGGCAATTCGGTAGTTGTGGCGCAGGGCTTCTAGGTCGATCAGGGCACGGGCAGGACGCATGGCGGCAGACTTCTAGGCGGTC
The Pseudomonas fluorescens genome window above contains:
- a CDS encoding cupin domain-containing protein, producing MDVGERLQSIRKLKGLSQRELAKRAGVTNSTISMIEKNSVSPSISSLRKVLGGIPMSMVEFFSEEILQEVPTQIVYKANELIDISDGAVTMKLVGRAHPSRAIAFLNEIYPPGADTGEEMLTHEGEETGILVEGRLELVVGLETFILEAGDSYYFESTKPHRFRNPFDAPARLISAATPANF
- a CDS encoding c-type cytochrome, producing the protein MKMLAAPATVLALWAVSAQAATNDDIAKRLEPVGQVCVQGQECKGMEVAATAGGGGGAKSPDEVIAKHCNACHGTGLLGAPKIGDTAAWKDRADHQGGLDGILAKAITGINSMPPKGTCADCSDDELKGAIKKMSGL
- a CDS encoding xanthine phosphoribosyltransferase; this translates as MEALQQKIREQGIVLSDQVLKVDAFLNHQIDPALMKLIGDEFATLFKDSGITKIVTIEASGIAPAIMTGLNLGVPVIFARKQQSLTLTENLLSATVYSFTKKTESTVAISPRHLTSSDRVLIIDDFLANGKASQALISIIKQAGATVAGLGIVIEKSFQGGRAELDSQGYRVESLARVKSLKDGVVTFIE
- a CDS encoding acetyl-CoA hydrolase/transferase C-terminal domain-containing protein: MVQLCSIEQAVDDVLARLPAHIHMGMPLGLGKPNHFVNALYRRIKDLPERQLTMYTALCLGRPTLGDGLQKRFIEPFVERVFGDYPEFDFLADLQRDSLPANIRIEQFFMQPGSLLNSAPAQQDYVSSNYSHAARDINAAGLNLVAQLLASSSEHPDRLSLSCNPDITLDLLPMITKRRDAGETILLVGQVHTDLPYMPGDAEVDIDTFDLLIDAKDSSTLFSTPNMPVGFQDHFIGLHASTLVRDGGTLQIGIGSMGDALTAALLARQADNAGYQALLNDINLSQWAQLIEREGGTAPFAKGLYGCSEMFVNGLLVLADAGIIRRKVYPDVHTQEQANAGTLDESAQTDGISVHGGFFLGPRSFYERLRELPLSKRLEFNMTRISYINELYGQEELKRLQRLDARFINTVFTMTLMGAGVADQLEDGRVLSGVGGQYNFVAQGHALHDARSILILRSWRESAGEVSSNIVWEYGHCTIPRHLRDIVVTEYGIADLRGKTDAVVIESLLNISDSRFQPGLIEQAQKVGKLPKDFRLDPRFADNTPQRLQAIAAKHPNLFPEYPLGCDFTAIERDLLRALNWLKSKFKLSEILELGKAALDAPEASTFPEHLERMQLTHPEGLKEDLFQRLLLTGLKATAQ
- the alr gene encoding alanine racemase gives rise to the protein MRPARALIDLEALRHNYRIAREVTGAKALAVIKADAYGHGAVRCAQALETEADGFAVACIEEALELRAAGIKAPVLLLEGIFEADELALIVEHDFWTVVHSLWQLETIEQTALSKPITVWLKLDSGMHRVGLHPKDYAAAYQRLLASGKVAKIVLMSHFARADELHEQSSADQVAVFEAARQGLAAEVSLRNSPAVLGWPQIHSDWVRPGIMLYGATPFEEANAVAERLQPVMTLESKVICVRELPAGEPIGYGAKFITDKPMRIGVVAMGYADGYPRHAPTGTPVLVAGKRSRLLGRVSMDMLCIDLTDVPEADLGSTVELWGKSILASEVAQWADTIPYQIFCNLRRVPRLYSEG